One region of Streptomyces subrutilus genomic DNA includes:
- the miaB gene encoding tRNA (N6-isopentenyl adenosine(37)-C2)-methylthiotransferase MiaB produces the protein MTSSSDRSTAVDVKGTYEVRTYGCQMNVHDSERLSGLLEGAGYVRAPEGSDGDADVVVFNTCAVRENADNKLYGNLGRLAPMKTKRPGMQIAVGGCLAQKDRDTIVKRAPWVDVVFGTHNIGKLPVLLERARVQEEAQVEIAESLEAFPSTLPTRRESAYAAWVSISVGCNNTCTFCIVPALRGKEEDRRPGDILAEVEALVAEGVSEITLLGQNVNAYGSDLGDREAFSKLLRACGQIEGLERVRFTSPHPRDFTDDVIAAMAETPNVMPQLHMPLQSGSDPILKAMRRSYRQERFLGIIEKVRAAIPHAAISTDIIVGFPGETEEDFQQTMHVVREARFASAFTFQYSKRPGTPAADMDGQIPKEVVQDRYMRLVALQEEISWEENKKQVGRTLEVMVAEGEGRKDGATHRLSGRAADNRLVHFTKPEAEVRPGDVVTVDITYAAPHHLLAEGPTLTVRRTRAGDAWEKRNAAPAQPAGVMLGIPTLGVPAPLPAATSGCAID, from the coding sequence ATGACCAGCAGCAGCGACCGGAGCACGGCAGTGGACGTCAAGGGAACATACGAGGTGCGCACCTACGGGTGCCAGATGAACGTGCACGACTCCGAGCGGCTCTCCGGTCTGCTCGAGGGCGCCGGCTACGTCCGGGCGCCCGAGGGCTCCGACGGCGACGCCGACGTGGTGGTCTTCAACACCTGCGCGGTCCGCGAGAACGCCGACAACAAGCTGTACGGCAACCTAGGCCGGCTGGCCCCGATGAAGACCAAGCGGCCCGGCATGCAGATCGCCGTCGGCGGCTGCCTCGCCCAGAAGGACCGCGACACCATCGTCAAGCGGGCCCCCTGGGTCGACGTCGTCTTCGGCACGCACAACATCGGCAAGCTCCCCGTGCTGCTGGAGCGCGCCCGCGTCCAGGAGGAGGCGCAGGTCGAGATCGCCGAGTCGCTGGAGGCGTTCCCCTCCACGCTGCCGACCCGCCGCGAGTCCGCGTACGCGGCCTGGGTGTCGATCTCCGTCGGCTGCAACAACACCTGCACCTTCTGCATCGTCCCGGCGCTGCGCGGCAAGGAGGAGGACCGCCGTCCCGGCGACATCCTCGCCGAGGTCGAGGCCCTGGTCGCCGAGGGCGTCTCCGAGATCACCCTGCTCGGCCAGAACGTCAACGCCTACGGCTCCGACCTGGGCGACCGCGAGGCGTTCAGCAAGCTGCTGCGCGCCTGCGGGCAGATCGAGGGCCTGGAGCGGGTCCGCTTCACCTCCCCGCACCCGCGCGACTTCACGGACGACGTGATCGCGGCGATGGCCGAGACCCCGAACGTGATGCCGCAGCTGCACATGCCGCTGCAGTCCGGCTCGGATCCGATCCTCAAGGCGATGCGCCGGTCGTACCGGCAGGAGCGCTTCCTCGGGATCATCGAGAAGGTCCGCGCCGCGATCCCGCACGCGGCGATCTCCACCGACATCATCGTGGGCTTCCCCGGCGAGACCGAGGAGGACTTCCAGCAGACGATGCACGTGGTGCGCGAGGCCCGCTTCGCGAGTGCCTTCACCTTCCAGTACTCCAAGCGGCCCGGCACCCCCGCCGCCGACATGGACGGGCAGATCCCCAAGGAGGTCGTCCAGGACCGCTACATGCGCCTGGTCGCCCTCCAGGAGGAGATCTCCTGGGAGGAGAACAAGAAGCAGGTCGGCCGCACGCTGGAGGTCATGGTCGCGGAGGGCGAGGGCCGCAAGGACGGCGCCACCCACCGCCTGTCGGGCCGCGCCGCCGACAACCGCCTGGTCCACTTCACGAAGCCGGAGGCGGAGGTCAGGCCGGGCGACGTGGTCACCGTGGACATCACCTACGCCGCCCCGCACCACCTGCTGGCCGAGGGCCCGACCCTGACCGTGCGCCGCACCCGCGCCGGCGACGCCTGGGAGAAGCGCAACGCCGCCCCGGCCCAGCCCGCCGGTGTGATGCTCGGCATCCCGACCCTGGGTGTCCCGGCCCCGCTGCCGGCCGCCACCTCGGGCTGCGCGATCGACTGA
- a CDS encoding antitoxin: MGLLDNLKAKLAPAKEKVGDLAQKNEGRIAEGLDKVAKAVDSKTHGKYSDRITSGKGKAQDALGKIAHKDAGGPTPPGGPTPPGGPTTPGGPTTPPTAPTPPPGGPTPPPAS, from the coding sequence ATGGGCCTGCTGGACAATCTGAAGGCCAAGCTCGCTCCGGCGAAGGAGAAGGTCGGCGACCTCGCCCAGAAGAACGAGGGCAGGATCGCCGAGGGCCTGGACAAGGTGGCGAAGGCCGTGGACTCCAAGACCCACGGCAAGTACAGCGACCGGATCACGAGCGGCAAGGGCAAGGCGCAGGACGCCCTGGGCAAGATCGCGCACAAGGACGCCGGCGGGCCGACTCCGCCCGGCGGGCCGACTCCGCCCGGCGGGCCGACCACCCCTGGGGGGCCGACCACGCCGCCGACGGCGCCGACCCCGCCGCCCGGTGGTCCGACGCCGCCGCCCGCTTCCTGA
- the miaA gene encoding tRNA (adenosine(37)-N6)-dimethylallyltransferase MiaA: MRKAAPAPRVIAVVGPTAAGKSDLGVALARHFDGEVVNADSMQLYRGMDIGTAKLTTEERGGIPHHLLDIWDVTETANVAEYQRLARIEIDKLLAQGRTPVLVGGSGLYVRGALDAMEFPGTDPEVRARLEGELTLRGPGALHARLAASDPAAAQAILPSNGRRIVRALEVIEITGRPFTANLPGHESVYDTVQIGVDVARPELDERIALRVDRMWEDGLVDEVRALEARGLRDGITASRALGYQQVLTALAGECTEDEARAETVRATKRFARRQDSWFRRDPRVHWLSGAAADRGELPRIAQTLVERAVTA, encoded by the coding sequence GTGAGGAAAGCAGCCCCCGCCCCGCGGGTCATCGCCGTCGTCGGACCCACCGCGGCCGGAAAGTCCGATCTGGGCGTCGCCCTGGCCCGCCATTTCGACGGGGAAGTCGTCAACGCCGACTCCATGCAGCTGTACCGGGGGATGGACATCGGCACCGCCAAGCTGACGACCGAGGAACGGGGCGGGATCCCCCACCACCTCCTCGACATCTGGGACGTCACCGAGACCGCCAACGTCGCCGAGTACCAGCGCCTGGCCCGCATCGAGATCGACAAGCTCCTCGCGCAGGGCCGTACGCCCGTCCTCGTCGGCGGATCCGGCCTGTACGTGCGCGGCGCCCTGGACGCGATGGAGTTCCCCGGCACCGATCCCGAGGTCCGCGCCCGGCTGGAGGGGGAGCTCACCCTGCGCGGCCCCGGCGCCCTGCACGCCCGCCTCGCCGCGTCCGACCCGGCCGCCGCCCAGGCGATCCTGCCCAGCAACGGCCGCAGGATCGTCCGTGCCCTGGAGGTCATCGAGATCACCGGCCGCCCCTTCACCGCCAACCTGCCCGGCCACGAGTCCGTCTACGACACCGTGCAGATCGGCGTGGACGTGGCCCGGCCGGAGCTCGACGAGCGGATCGCGCTGCGGGTGGACCGGATGTGGGAGGACGGGCTGGTGGACGAGGTCCGCGCCCTCGAGGCCCGCGGACTGCGCGACGGAATCACCGCCTCCAGGGCGCTGGGCTACCAGCAGGTGCTCACCGCGCTCGCCGGGGAGTGCACCGAGGACGAGGCGAGGGCCGAGACCGTGCGCGCCACCAAGCGGTTCGCCCGGCGGCAGGACTCGTGGTTCCGCCGCGACCCGCGGGTGCACTGGCTCAGCGGGGCGGCCGCCGACCGGGGGGAACTCCCCCGGATCGCGCAGACGTTGGTCGAACGAGCGGTCACAGCCTGA
- the dapF gene encoding diaminopimelate epimerase, with translation MTHNSLSFLKGHGTENDFVIIPDPDNAIELSASAVAKLCDRRAGLGGDGVLHVVRSAAHPDAAHLAGEAEWFMDYRNSDGSVAEMCGNGVRVFARYLQHAGHVEPGDHAIATRGGVKHVHLDKSGDVTVAMGRAVLPEGEVTVSVGERSWPARNVSMGNPHAVAFVDSLDDAGTLYTAPPFSPASAYPTGVNVEFVVDRGPRHVAMRVHERGSGETRSCGTGACAVAVAAIRRDGLDPAATGEPVTYTVDLPGGTLVITEHPDGRIDMTGPAVIVAAGEFEAAWLTETAFG, from the coding sequence GTGACGCACAACAGCCTCTCCTTCCTCAAGGGCCACGGCACCGAGAACGACTTCGTGATCATTCCGGACCCGGACAACGCCATCGAGCTGTCCGCTTCCGCCGTCGCGAAGCTGTGCGACCGGCGGGCGGGCCTCGGCGGCGACGGCGTCCTGCACGTGGTCCGGTCCGCCGCCCACCCCGACGCCGCGCACCTGGCCGGCGAGGCGGAGTGGTTCATGGACTACCGCAACAGCGACGGCTCCGTCGCCGAGATGTGCGGCAACGGCGTGCGCGTCTTCGCCCGCTACCTCCAGCACGCCGGCCACGTCGAGCCCGGCGACCACGCGATCGCCACCCGGGGCGGCGTCAAGCACGTCCACCTCGACAAGAGCGGCGACGTGACCGTCGCGATGGGCCGGGCCGTACTCCCCGAGGGCGAGGTCACCGTCTCCGTCGGCGAGCGCAGCTGGCCCGCGCGCAACGTCAGCATGGGCAACCCGCACGCCGTGGCCTTCGTCGACAGCCTCGACGACGCCGGAACCCTCTACACCGCCCCCCCGTTCAGCCCCGCGTCCGCCTACCCGACCGGCGTCAACGTCGAGTTCGTCGTCGACCGAGGCCCCCGCCACGTCGCCATGCGCGTGCACGAGCGGGGCTCCGGCGAGACCCGGTCCTGCGGCACCGGCGCCTGCGCCGTCGCCGTGGCCGCCATCCGCCGCGACGGCCTGGACCCGGCCGCCACCGGCGAACCGGTCACCTACACCGTCGACCTCCCCGGCGGGACCCTGGTCATCACCGAGCACCCCGACGGGCGGATCGACATGACCGGACCGGCCGTGATCGTGGCCGCGGGCGAGTTCGAGGCAGCCTGGCTCACCGAAACGGCTTTCGGCTGA
- a CDS encoding RelA/SpoT family protein: MSAEATNPEAHPEARPELRRRGRTRLDLRRLGRAALLGPTSRDRLPDAIGHVAEAHRAHHPDADLSVLRRAYLLAETSHRGQMRKSGEPYITHPLAVTLILAELGAETTTLTASLLHDTVEDTDVTLDQVGEEFGDEVRFIVDGVTKVEKIDYGAAAEPETFRKMLVATGNDVRVMSIKLADRLHNMRTLGVMRPEKQARIAKVTRDVLIPLAERLGVQALKTELEDLVFAILHPEEYERTRALIAAHAGERDPLPAIADSVRTVLREAGITAEVQVRPRHFVSVHRIALKRGELRGSDFGRILVLVGENADCYAVLGELHTCFTPVVSEFKDFIATPKFNLYQSLHTAVANPDGHVAEVIVRTRQMHRVAEAGVVALGNPYATAPAAPPLCAKAAPTTSTAAADAVGVPAAADPYEERVDPTRPGWLSRLLDWQQSAPDPDTFWSVLRAELAQDREITVFRADGGTLGLPAGASCIDAAYAQHGEAAHGCIGARVNGRLTSLSSPLSDGDTVQLLLAQDASSGPAAEWLDHARTPAARIAISSWLEAHPDRAMATTTAARAPLSVVGARGGGANAVADLPNAPVRLAGCCTPVPPDAVAGFVVRGGAVTVHRTHCAAVARMRAVGRTSVAVHWRATADCRVTLLAESFGRPHLLADLTEAIAREGVEVVSATVEPPVEQRVRHSYTLQLPDAAGLPALMRAMRNVPGVYDVSRV; this comes from the coding sequence ATGAGTGCAGAGGCCACGAACCCCGAAGCACACCCCGAAGCGCGCCCTGAGCTCCGCAGACGCGGCCGGACCAGGCTCGATCTGCGCCGGCTCGGACGCGCGGCCCTGCTCGGACCGACGTCCCGCGACCGCCTCCCGGACGCCATCGGCCACGTCGCGGAGGCACACCGCGCCCACCATCCGGACGCCGATCTGTCCGTTCTGCGGCGCGCCTACCTCCTCGCCGAGACCTCGCACCGCGGCCAGATGCGCAAGAGCGGTGAGCCGTACATCACCCACCCGCTCGCCGTCACCCTGATCCTGGCCGAACTCGGCGCCGAGACCACCACGTTGACGGCCTCCCTCCTCCACGACACCGTCGAGGACACGGACGTGACCCTCGATCAGGTCGGCGAGGAGTTCGGCGACGAGGTCCGCTTCATCGTCGACGGCGTCACCAAGGTCGAGAAGATCGACTACGGCGCCGCCGCCGAACCCGAGACCTTCCGCAAGATGCTCGTCGCCACCGGCAACGACGTCCGCGTGATGTCCATCAAACTCGCCGACCGGCTGCACAACATGCGCACCCTCGGAGTGATGCGCCCCGAGAAGCAGGCCCGCATCGCCAAGGTCACCCGCGACGTCCTCATCCCGCTCGCCGAACGGCTCGGCGTCCAGGCCCTCAAGACCGAGCTGGAAGACCTCGTCTTCGCCATCCTGCACCCCGAGGAGTACGAGCGCACCCGCGCGCTCATCGCGGCCCACGCGGGGGAGCGCGACCCGCTGCCCGCCATCGCCGACTCCGTACGGACCGTCCTGCGCGAGGCGGGGATCACCGCCGAAGTGCAGGTCCGGCCGCGGCATTTCGTCTCGGTGCACCGGATCGCCCTCAAACGCGGCGAACTGCGCGGCTCCGACTTCGGCCGCATCCTCGTCCTCGTCGGCGAGAACGCCGACTGCTACGCGGTGCTGGGGGAGCTGCACACCTGCTTCACCCCGGTCGTCTCGGAGTTCAAGGACTTCATCGCCACCCCGAAGTTCAACCTCTACCAGTCGCTGCACACCGCCGTCGCCAACCCCGACGGCCACGTGGCCGAGGTCATCGTGCGGACCCGGCAGATGCACCGCGTCGCGGAGGCGGGCGTGGTCGCGCTCGGCAACCCGTACGCCACCGCGCCCGCCGCGCCCCCGCTGTGCGCCAAGGCCGCGCCCACCACCTCCACCGCGGCCGCCGACGCCGTGGGGGTCCCGGCCGCCGCCGATCCGTACGAGGAGCGCGTGGACCCCACGCGGCCCGGCTGGCTGTCCCGGCTGCTCGACTGGCAGCAGTCCGCGCCCGACCCCGACACCTTCTGGAGCGTCCTGCGCGCCGAACTCGCCCAGGACCGGGAGATCACCGTCTTCCGGGCCGACGGCGGGACGCTGGGCCTGCCCGCCGGGGCCAGCTGTATCGACGCCGCCTACGCGCAGCACGGCGAGGCGGCCCACGGCTGTATCGGCGCCCGGGTCAACGGGCGTCTCACCTCCCTGTCCTCCCCGCTGTCCGACGGCGACACCGTGCAGCTCCTGCTCGCCCAGGACGCCTCCTCGGGCCCCGCCGCCGAATGGCTGGACCACGCCCGGACCCCGGCCGCCCGGATCGCCATCAGCAGCTGGCTCGAAGCCCATCCCGACCGCGCGATGGCCACCACCACGGCCGCCCGGGCGCCCCTGTCGGTGGTCGGGGCGCGCGGCGGCGGGGCCAACGCGGTCGCCGACCTGCCGAACGCCCCCGTGCGCCTCGCGGGCTGCTGCACCCCGGTGCCGCCGGACGCGGTCGCCGGCTTCGTGGTCCGGGGCGGGGCCGTCACCGTGCACCGCACCCACTGCGCCGCGGTCGCCCGGATGCGGGCCGTGGGCCGTACCTCCGTCGCCGTGCACTGGCGGGCCACGGCGGACTGCCGGGTCACGCTGCTCGCCGAATCCTTCGGCCGCCCCCATCTGCTCGCCGACCTGACCGAGGCCATCGCCCGCGAGGGCGTCGAGGTGGTCTCCGCGACCGTGGAACCCCCCGTGGAACAGCGGGTCCGGCACTCCTACACCCTCCAGCTGCCCGACGCGGCCGGCCTGCCCGCCCTGATGCGGGCCATGCGGAACGTACCGGGCGTGTACGACGTCAGCCGCGTCTAG
- a CDS encoding M1 family metallopeptidase: MQLTSPRLRAALLAAASLTLVAAVLPPPTPLGIGDRLFPELGNPGYDVLSYDLSFTYKDNRTPLDAVTVIDARALEPLERINLDFTHGKVASAEVNGEPARFESVGEDLVLTPARPVTAHVPLHITVRHTSVPRGRADGGWVPTEDGLAMANQADAAHRVFPCNDHPADKAFFTFRVTAPEALTVVTNGVPVAAALRAGSSKTWTYRTLHPMATELAQVSVGRSAVVHGTGPHGLPLRDVVPAGDRKRLDPWLRKTAGHIAWMEERVGRYPFENYGVLIARATTGFELETQTLSLFEHSLFSGDGYPEWYVESVMVHELAHQWFGDSVAPRTWSDLWLNEGHATWYEALYADGLGKYSLERRMREAYQRSDQWRAAGGPPAAPKAAAPGEKIGLFRPVVYDGAALILYALRQEIGTQAFDRLERRWVAEHKDGVAGTQDFVRLASQVAGRDLTAFMEPWLYGKTTPAMPGHPEWSGKSV; this comes from the coding sequence ATGCAGCTCACCTCCCCGCGCCTGCGCGCCGCCCTGCTCGCCGCGGCCTCCCTCACCCTCGTCGCCGCCGTACTGCCCCCGCCGACGCCGCTGGGCATCGGCGACCGGCTCTTCCCCGAGCTCGGGAACCCCGGGTACGACGTGCTCTCGTACGACCTGTCCTTCACGTACAAGGACAACCGCACCCCCCTCGACGCCGTCACCGTCATCGACGCCCGCGCCCTGGAGCCGCTGGAGCGGATCAACCTGGACTTCACCCACGGCAAGGTGGCGTCCGCCGAGGTCAACGGCGAGCCCGCCCGGTTCGAGAGCGTGGGGGAGGACCTCGTCCTGACGCCCGCCCGACCGGTCACCGCGCACGTGCCGCTGCACATCACGGTCCGGCACACCAGCGTCCCGCGGGGACGCGCGGACGGCGGCTGGGTGCCCACCGAGGACGGCCTGGCCATGGCCAACCAGGCCGACGCCGCCCACCGGGTCTTCCCCTGCAACGACCACCCCGCCGACAAGGCGTTCTTCACCTTCCGGGTCACGGCCCCCGAGGCGCTCACGGTCGTCACCAACGGAGTGCCCGTCGCGGCGGCCCTGCGGGCGGGCTCATCGAAGACCTGGACGTACCGGACCCTGCACCCGATGGCCACGGAACTGGCCCAGGTCTCGGTCGGGCGCTCCGCGGTCGTCCACGGCACCGGACCGCACGGGCTGCCGCTGCGCGACGTGGTGCCCGCCGGTGACCGCAAGAGGCTGGATCCCTGGCTGAGGAAGACCGCCGGCCACATCGCGTGGATGGAGGAGCGCGTCGGCCGCTACCCCTTCGAGAACTACGGGGTGCTGATCGCGCGCGCCACCACCGGCTTCGAGCTCGAGACGCAGACCCTCTCCCTCTTCGAGCACAGCCTGTTCTCGGGCGACGGCTACCCCGAGTGGTACGTGGAGTCCGTCATGGTCCACGAGCTCGCCCACCAGTGGTTCGGCGACAGCGTCGCCCCCCGCACCTGGTCCGACCTGTGGCTCAACGAGGGACACGCCACCTGGTACGAGGCCCTGTACGCCGACGGCCTCGGCAAGTACTCCCTGGAGCGGCGCATGCGCGAGGCCTACCAGCGCTCCGACCAGTGGCGGGCCGCCGGCGGCCCCCCGGCCGCCCCGAAGGCGGCGGCGCCGGGCGAGAAGATCGGCCTGTTCCGGCCGGTGGTCTACGACGGGGCCGCACTGATCCTCTACGCGCTGCGCCAGGAGATCGGCACCCAGGCCTTCGACCGCCTCGAGCGCCGCTGGGTGGCGGAGCACAAGGACGGGGTCGCCGGCACGCAGGACTTCGTACGCCTGGCCTCGCAGGTGGCGGGGCGGGACCTGACGGCCTTCATGGAGCCGTGGCTGTACGGGAAGACGACCCCGGCGATGCCCGGCCACCCGGAATGGAGCGGGAAAAGCGTGTGA
- the hflX gene encoding GTPase HflX: MTSSSSPSQDARDAQDVRDAPSFTESLRADALMEEDVAWSHEIDGNRDGEQFERSERAALRRVAGLSTELEDVTEVEYRQLRLERVVLVGVWTSGTVNDAENSLAELAALAETAGALVLDGVIQRRDKPDPATFIGSGKARELRDIVMESGADTVVCDGELSPGQLIALEDVVKVKVVDRTALILDIFAQHAKSREGKAQVALAQMQYMLPRLRGWGASLSRQMGGGGGGGMATRGPGETKIETDRRRIREKMAKMRREIAEMKTGRDIKRQERRRNKVPSVAIAGYTNAGKSSLLNRLTGAGVLVENALFATLDPTVRRAETPSGRVYTLADTVGFVRHLPHHLVEAFRSTMEEVGDSDLILHIVDGSHPAPEEQLAAVREVIREVGAVNVPEIVVINKADAADPLVLQRLLRIERHSIAVSARTGLGIEELLALIDSELPRPEVEVEALVPYTRGSLVAKAHAEGEVLSEEHTPEGTLIKVQVHQELAADLAPYALAKR, encoded by the coding sequence ATGACCTCCTCTTCTTCCCCTTCCCAGGACGCGCGGGACGCACAGGACGTGCGCGACGCGCCGAGCTTCACCGAGAGCCTTCGGGCCGATGCCCTGATGGAAGAGGACGTCGCCTGGAGCCACGAGATCGACGGAAACCGGGACGGCGAGCAGTTCGAACGCTCCGAGCGCGCGGCCCTGCGCCGTGTGGCCGGCCTCTCCACCGAGCTCGAAGACGTCACCGAGGTCGAGTACCGACAGCTCCGCCTGGAGCGTGTCGTCCTCGTGGGTGTCTGGACCTCCGGCACGGTGAACGACGCGGAGAACTCCCTCGCGGAGCTCGCCGCCCTCGCCGAGACGGCAGGCGCCCTCGTACTCGACGGTGTGATCCAGCGCCGCGACAAGCCGGACCCGGCCACCTTCATCGGTTCCGGCAAGGCGCGGGAGCTGCGCGACATCGTCATGGAGAGCGGCGCCGACACCGTCGTCTGCGACGGCGAGCTCAGCCCCGGCCAGCTCATCGCCCTCGAAGACGTCGTCAAGGTGAAGGTGGTCGACCGGACCGCCCTCATCCTGGACATCTTCGCCCAGCACGCCAAGTCCCGAGAGGGCAAGGCACAGGTCGCCCTCGCGCAGATGCAGTACATGCTTCCGCGCCTGCGCGGCTGGGGTGCGTCGCTTTCCCGGCAGATGGGTGGCGGCGGCGGTGGCGGCATGGCCACCCGAGGCCCCGGTGAGACCAAGATCGAGACGGACCGGCGACGGATCCGCGAGAAGATGGCGAAGATGCGCCGGGAGATCGCGGAGATGAAGACCGGCCGCGACATCAAGCGGCAGGAACGGCGCCGCAACAAGGTCCCCTCGGTCGCCATCGCCGGCTACACCAACGCCGGAAAGTCCTCGCTCCTCAACCGCCTCACGGGCGCGGGCGTACTGGTGGAGAACGCGCTGTTCGCCACCCTCGACCCGACCGTGCGCCGGGCCGAGACGCCGAGCGGCCGGGTCTACACCCTGGCCGACACCGTCGGCTTCGTCCGGCACCTGCCCCACCACCTCGTCGAGGCGTTCCGCTCCACGATGGAGGAGGTCGGCGACTCCGACCTCATCCTGCACATCGTGGACGGCTCGCACCCGGCGCCGGAGGAGCAGCTGGCGGCGGTCCGCGAGGTCATCCGCGAGGTCGGCGCGGTGAACGTGCCCGAGATCGTGGTGATCAACAAGGCGGACGCCGCGGATCCGCTGGTCCTCCAGCGGCTGCTGCGCATCGAACGGCACTCCATCGCCGTCTCGGCGCGCACGGGCCTGGGCATCGAGGAACTCCTCGCGCTCATCGACTCGGAGCTGCCGCGGCCCGAGGTCGAGGTGGAGGCCCTGGTGCCGTACACCCGGGGCTCGCTCGTAGCCAAGGCGCACGCCGAGGGCGAGGTGCTCTCCGAGGAGCACACCCCCGAGGGCACCCTGATCAAGGTGCAGGTCCACCAGGAGCTGGCGGCGGACCTCGCTCCGTACGCGCTCGCCAAGCGGTGA
- a CDS encoding trypsin-like serine peptidase, producing the protein MRPNRPVTAILCAAALALTAACGPGDGEAGGDAKPTVAASLPGTDGIKIPDQLKDKLKEHGIDLEKWKGGAWKNWKKEDWLREAGDYVNPIIEDLWDPDRMRGAEQPKQPAVDPDAGKDQGVTDPTPAPVAAKAAKPPYHQSVPEAGKVFFDGPEGSMVCSATVVKDPAHPGKSNLVWTAGHCVHAGKSGGWYRNIAFVPSYNNAGKPAAQLKGAPREQVAPYGVWWSDWAQTSDQWIANGGPTGGAGAPYDFAVLHVTPEKGSGKSLEETVGSALPVEFAAPSVPKVASITATGYPAAAPFDGQKAYQCADKPGRLSLTANEPVMYRIGCTMTGGSSGGGWVAAGADGKPALVSNTSIGPAKAGWLAGPRLGPEAKGIFDAVSGKFK; encoded by the coding sequence ATGCGACCGAACCGACCGGTCACCGCGATCCTGTGCGCGGCCGCGCTCGCGCTGACCGCCGCCTGCGGGCCCGGCGACGGGGAGGCCGGCGGCGACGCCAAGCCGACCGTGGCGGCGAGCCTCCCGGGCACGGACGGGATCAAGATCCCGGACCAGCTCAAGGACAAGCTCAAGGAGCACGGCATCGACCTGGAGAAGTGGAAGGGGGGTGCGTGGAAGAACTGGAAGAAGGAGGACTGGCTCCGCGAGGCGGGCGACTACGTCAACCCGATCATCGAGGACCTGTGGGACCCGGACCGCATGCGTGGCGCGGAGCAGCCGAAGCAGCCGGCCGTCGACCCGGACGCGGGCAAGGACCAGGGCGTCACCGACCCGACCCCGGCGCCGGTGGCGGCCAAGGCGGCGAAGCCGCCCTACCACCAGAGCGTTCCGGAGGCCGGCAAGGTCTTCTTCGACGGGCCCGAGGGCTCGATGGTCTGCTCGGCGACCGTGGTCAAGGACCCGGCGCACCCCGGCAAGTCCAACCTGGTCTGGACGGCGGGCCACTGCGTGCACGCGGGCAAGTCCGGCGGCTGGTACCGCAACATCGCCTTCGTCCCGTCGTACAACAACGCGGGCAAGCCCGCGGCGCAGCTCAAGGGCGCACCCCGCGAGCAGGTGGCTCCGTACGGCGTCTGGTGGAGCGACTGGGCGCAGACCTCCGACCAGTGGATCGCGAACGGCGGTCCGACCGGCGGCGCGGGTGCCCCGTACGACTTCGCGGTGCTGCACGTGACCCCGGAGAAGGGCAGCGGCAAGTCCCTGGAGGAGACGGTTGGTTCGGCGCTCCCGGTGGAGTTCGCCGCTCCCTCGGTGCCGAAGGTCGCGAGCATCACGGCCACCGGCTACCCGGCGGCCGCGCCGTTCGACGGGCAGAAGGCCTACCAGTGCGCGGACAAGCCGGGCCGGCTGTCGCTGACGGCCAACGAGCCGGTGATGTACCGCATCGGCTGCACCATGACGGGTGGCTCCTCCGGCGGCGGCTGGGTCGCGGCGGGCGCGGACGGCAAGCCGGCGCTGGTGTCGAACACCTCGATCGGCCCGGCCAAGGCGGGCTGGCTGGCCGGACCCCGGCTGGGTCCGGAGGCGAAGGGCATCTTCGACGCGGTGAGCGGCAAGTTCAAGTAG